One Budorcas taxicolor isolate Tak-1 chromosome 13, Takin1.1, whole genome shotgun sequence DNA window includes the following coding sequences:
- the YWHAB gene encoding 14-3-3 protein beta/alpha produces the protein MTMDKSELVQKAKLAEQAERYDDMAAAMKAVTEQGHELSNEERNLLSVAYKNVVGARRSSWRVISSIEQKTERNEKKQQMGKEYREKIEAELQDICNDVLELLDKYLIPNATQPESKVFYLKMKGDYFRYLSEVASGDNKQTTVSNSQQAYQEAFEISKKEMQPTHPIRLGLALNFSVFYYEILNSPEKACSLAKTAFDEAIAELDTLNEESYKDSTLIMQLLRDNLTLWTSENQGDEGDAGEGEN, from the exons ATGACCATGGATAAAAGTGAGCTGGTACAGAAAGCCAAGCTCGCCGAGCAGGCCGAGCGCTACGATGacatggctgcagccatgaaggcGGTCACGGAGCAGGGGCACGAGCTTTCCAACGAGGAGAGAAACCTGCTGTCCGTCGCCTACAAGAATGTGGTCGGCGCCCGCCGTTCATCCTGGCGTGTCATCTCCAGCATCGAACAGAAAACCGAGAGGAATGAGAAGAAGCAGCAGATGGGCAAGGAGTACCGCGAGAAGATCGAGGCCGAGCTGCAGGACATCTGCAATGACGTGCTG GAGCTGTTGGATAAATACCTTATTCCCAATGCTACACAACCAGAAAGTAAGGTGTTCTACTTGAAAATGAAAGGCGATTATTTTAGATATCTTTCTGAGGTGGCGTCTGGAGACAATAAACAAa cCACTGTGTCGAACTCCCAGCAGGCTTACCAAGAAGCATTTGAAATTAGTAAGAAAGAAATGCAGCCTACACACCCCATTCGACTGGGGCTGGCACTTAATTTCTCCGTCTTTTATTATGAGATTCTAAACTCTCCTGAAAAGGCTTGCAGCCTGGCAAAAACG GCATTTGATGAGGCGATTGCTGAATTGGACACACTGAATGAAGAGTCTTACAAAGACAGCACCCTGATTATGCAGCTGCTTAGGGACAATCTCACT CTGTGGACGTCGGAAAACCAGGGAGACGAAGGAGATGCTGGGGAGGGAGAGAACTAA